Sequence from the Synergistota bacterium genome:
TTAAGAGGAAGCTCAGAGGGGCTGTAATTCCTGCTAATGCTATAATAATTAAAGAGGGAAAAAGTGGAGTCTTTATAGTAAAAGGGGGTAGAGTCTTTTTTAAGGAAGTTAGGTTTAGAAATTTAAGCTCAGCGGTTGTTATAACGTCTGACCTTAAGGATGGGGATAGAATAGTTGTGGAGCCTGATAAGGTAAGGGAAGGGATGTTTATAAGATGGTAGATATTAAGGGCAGAGTTGAGAAGGTTCTTGAAAGAATAGCTAATGCTTGTGAAAGAGTCGGTAGATCTTCCTCAGATGTTAAACTCGTCGCGGTGAGTAAGACATTTCCTCCAGAGGCTATCCGTGAGGCGGTTTCTGCTGGTATTCGCGCTATAGGCGAGAATAGAGTTCAAGAGGCTCTGAGCAAACACGAAGTTTTGGGAGATCTTGATATAGAGTGGCATATGGTGGGCTATCTTCAGAGAAACAAGGTTAAAAAGGCGCTAAAGATTTTCGATTTTATACAGTCGTTGGATAGATTAGCACTTGCAGAGGAGATAGAGAAGGAGGCAGAAAAGGCGGGTATCGAAAGAGTTAAGGTTCTGGTTGAAGTTAACATCTCGGGGGAAGCTACGAAACATGGTGTAGAACCAGATAGGCTTATGAGCTTTCTTGAGGATCTCGGTGATTTCAAACGTATAGAGATAAAGGGCTTAATGACTATAGGTCCCCTTACCGAGGATAGAGCTAAAATAAGGAGTGCCTTTCGGAGAATGAGGGAGCTTTATGAAAGGGCGAAGGGGCTTTTCCCAGAGTATGATCTTGTCTGTCTTTCTATGGGGATGACCGATGACTTTGAGATAGCTATCGAAGAGGGATCGAATATGGTAAGAATCGGCAGGGCTATATTCGGCGCAAGGAGTGATTGAGGGATGGGTATATTGGAGAAAGTCCTCGTTTTCATGGGACTGGCTGACGAAGGAGAAACGGTGGAGGAAGCTCCTAAGGCAAAGCTTCCTGCTTGGGAAGAAAGAGAAAAGCGAGTTTCTCAGAGCTCAGCGGGCGCGAGAAAGATCGTTCGAATTTGGACGCTTCAAAAGGGGAGCGAAGCTAAGGATGTGGCTCAGGCCTTAAAAAGGGGATGGCTCATTATTATGGATCTTTCTTTGCTTGATCAGGAAGACGTTAAGCATGTGTTAAATTTTACCTACGGTGTTATATTTGCCATGCAGGGGACTTTGAAAACACTGGCGGATAGGGTTTTTCTTCTTGCGCCACCGGGGTTTGAGGTGTTTGAGCATCCGTTTCCAGGAGGAGGTGTGAAGGTTGGCGAGACTGACTCCTCTGGACATACAGAATAAAGAGTTTAGTAGATCCTTTAGAGGCTATAACGAAGAGGAGGTAGATGAGTTCTTAGATAGAATTGTTGAGGACTATGGAGCGCTTTTCCGTGAGAATGCGGAGCTTAAGGATAAGATAAGGGAACTTGAGGAAAAGATAAACGAATATAAGAAAATGGAGTCTTCACTTCAGGAAGCACTCCTT
This genomic interval carries:
- a CDS encoding YggS family pyridoxal phosphate-dependent enzyme, encoding MVDIKGRVEKVLERIANACERVGRSSSDVKLVAVSKTFPPEAIREAVSAGIRAIGENRVQEALSKHEVLGDLDIEWHMVGYLQRNKVKKALKIFDFIQSLDRLALAEEIEKEAEKAGIERVKVLVEVNISGEATKHGVEPDRLMSFLEDLGDFKRIEIKGLMTIGPLTEDRAKIRSAFRRMRELYERAKGLFPEYDLVCLSMGMTDDFEIAIEEGSNMVRIGRAIFGARSD
- a CDS encoding cell division protein SepF gives rise to the protein MGILEKVLVFMGLADEGETVEEAPKAKLPAWEEREKRVSQSSAGARKIVRIWTLQKGSEAKDVAQALKRGWLIIMDLSLLDQEDVKHVLNFTYGVIFAMQGTLKTLADRVFLLAPPGFEVFEHPFPGGGVKVGETDSSGHTE